A stretch of Christensenellaceae bacterium DNA encodes these proteins:
- a CDS encoding DeoR family transcriptional regulator, whose translation MLAAERKSKIIELLESNGKAEVNELADMLRVVPETIRRDLRDLELQGLLVRTHGGAVMGEKKELEYPVFVREMQNYTTKLALCKKAAQYVDENDTIYVDNSSTLINIMRYIDKDKNVTLLTNSVGILQLSASIDNNVTVICSGGAFNKKNMSLSGSLANHMSMEFIPDKAFVSCHGLSIEYGLTDGSMNEAAFKRNMMRASQKTYCVVDHTKFEKTGPVKLAGLDTCDMLICDRIPDPHYIDQLCETNDHMDIVCCDYKK comes from the coding sequence ATGCTGGCGGCAGAACGAAAAAGCAAAATTATAGAGCTGTTGGAATCCAACGGAAAAGCAGAAGTCAATGAACTGGCTGATATGCTTCGCGTTGTACCGGAAACCATTCGGCGCGACCTGCGGGATCTTGAATTACAGGGTCTGCTTGTGCGTACGCATGGCGGCGCAGTCATGGGGGAGAAAAAGGAATTAGAATATCCTGTCTTTGTACGGGAAATGCAGAATTACACAACAAAGCTTGCGCTTTGCAAAAAGGCGGCGCAGTATGTGGACGAAAATGATACGATTTATGTGGACAATAGCTCAACGCTTATCAATATTATGCGGTATATTGATAAGGATAAGAATGTTACCTTGCTTACCAATTCCGTTGGCATATTGCAACTTTCGGCGTCGATTGATAACAACGTAACGGTAATTTGCAGCGGCGGCGCTTTCAATAAAAAAAATATGTCCCTTTCGGGCTCGCTCGCCAACCACATGAGTATGGAATTTATACCTGATAAGGCGTTTGTATCCTGTCATGGTTTATCCATCGAATATGGACTTACCGATGGGAGTATGAACGAAGCGGCGTTCAAACGAAACATGATGCGCGCCAGTCAGAAGACATATTGCGTGGTGGACCATACCAAATTCGAAAAGACGGGACCGGTCAAGCTGGCGGGCCTGGATACGTGCGATATGCTGATTTGCGACCGAATTCCGGATCCGCACTACATAGACCAGTTATGCGAAACGAACGACCACATGGATATTGTATGCTGTGATTATAAAAAATAA
- the ispH gene encoding 4-hydroxy-3-methylbut-2-enyl diphosphate reductase produces MSKIIVAKHAGFCFGVARAVDTVNGIIGTYQHIYTYGELIHNKDVVDTLSEKGVLVTEDLQSVPQLGSTLIVVRSHGVSKEVYEEIKRRGFEVLDLTCPFVTRIHKRVIEAKDMPVIIIGAENHPEVVGIKGWAQGCVYVVNNAEDVKKVPELGHALVVAQTTITHELWDEVVGKLKDRIETLELFNSICDTTQKRQKEAVELARQSDIVLVVGGRHSSNTEKLYNLCKKNCGRTYYIDNIKQLPLENVSIHDIISIVAGASTPDWLIREVKTLMSDVEKVVDTEAVEEKDVSMEEQSQANEDFMAEIEKSFVYIKRGQIVTGTVVQISDSEICVNIGYKSDGIIKKENLTASGDANPQDLFAVGDEIEAEVVALNDGEGNVVLSRKSIESKLKWKELVESLDETAVYTVKVDKVVKGGVLAKLEGYDAFIPASQLSLKYVEDLSEFVGQELEVNIIEADKRQRRFVLSHKNILKAAAEEEEKRLYETFKKGDKVKGKIKRLTDFGAFVDIGGVDGLLHITDISWVKVKHPSDVLNVGDDIEVLIMNVDPEKKRISLGLKQLEPKPWDKAPEKYIVGDTVEGTVVRIMPFGAFVSLEPTIDGLIHISQVTNRRLEKVEEELRIGDKVTAKIMEVNPAKKRISLSIRALMDEPEKPAKKEDDGKEREEKFHYEIPPVEGATSSLADFFPKMDDNNDEE; encoded by the coding sequence ATGTCAAAAATAATAGTAGCCAAGCATGCTGGTTTTTGTTTTGGCGTGGCGCGCGCGGTCGATACGGTAAACGGTATTATCGGCACTTATCAGCACATCTATACATATGGAGAACTTATCCACAATAAAGATGTAGTAGATACGCTCAGCGAAAAGGGCGTGCTTGTAACAGAGGACCTGCAAAGCGTGCCGCAGCTCGGAAGTACGCTTATTGTTGTACGTTCCCACGGCGTTTCTAAGGAAGTATACGAGGAAATCAAACGGAGGGGGTTTGAGGTGCTGGACCTGACGTGTCCGTTTGTTACGCGCATCCATAAGCGGGTGATCGAGGCAAAAGATATGCCGGTGATCATTATTGGCGCGGAAAACCATCCGGAGGTCGTTGGTATTAAGGGCTGGGCGCAGGGATGCGTCTATGTCGTCAATAATGCCGAAGACGTGAAAAAGGTGCCTGAGCTTGGGCATGCGCTGGTTGTGGCACAGACAACCATTACACATGAGTTATGGGACGAGGTGGTTGGAAAGCTCAAGGACCGCATAGAAACGCTAGAGCTTTTTAACTCAATTTGTGATACAACGCAAAAACGGCAGAAAGAAGCGGTGGAGCTCGCGCGGCAATCGGATATTGTTTTGGTGGTTGGGGGAAGGCATTCTTCCAACACGGAAAAACTGTATAACCTGTGCAAAAAAAATTGCGGCAGAACCTATTATATCGACAATATTAAGCAACTTCCACTTGAAAATGTGTCGATTCATGATATAATAAGTATTGTCGCCGGTGCATCGACACCGGATTGGTTAATTAGGGAGGTAAAGACACTTATGAGCGATGTCGAAAAAGTAGTGGATACAGAAGCTGTGGAGGAAAAGGATGTATCCATGGAAGAACAATCACAGGCAAACGAGGATTTCATGGCTGAAATTGAAAAATCGTTTGTATATATTAAGAGAGGGCAGATTGTGACCGGAACGGTTGTTCAGATTTCCGACAGCGAGATATGTGTCAATATTGGTTATAAATCTGACGGTATCATTAAGAAAGAAAACCTTACGGCTTCGGGCGATGCAAATCCGCAGGATTTGTTTGCGGTAGGAGATGAGATCGAAGCGGAAGTTGTTGCACTGAATGACGGCGAGGGCAATGTTGTACTCTCCAGAAAATCCATTGAGTCTAAACTCAAATGGAAAGAATTGGTCGAATCCCTGGATGAGACGGCAGTTTATACCGTTAAAGTTGATAAAGTGGTTAAGGGCGGCGTGCTGGCAAAGCTGGAGGGATATGATGCATTTATTCCGGCGTCCCAGTTGTCCCTGAAATATGTCGAGGACCTGAGCGAGTTTGTCGGTCAGGAGCTGGAAGTCAATATCATCGAAGCGGACAAGCGTCAGAGACGGTTTGTTCTTTCGCACAAAAATATCCTGAAAGCAGCGGCGGAAGAAGAAGAAAAGAGACTGTACGAAACCTTTAAGAAAGGCGATAAGGTCAAAGGAAAGATCAAGCGCTTAACGGATTTCGGCGCATTCGTCGATATTGGCGGCGTGGACGGCCTGTTGCATATCACGGATATTTCCTGGGTGAAAGTGAAACATCCGTCGGATGTCCTCAATGTTGGGGATGATATTGAAGTACTGATCATGAACGTTGATCCGGAGAAGAAAAGAATTTCGCTTGGCTTAAAACAGCTCGAACCCAAGCCGTGGGATAAAGCGCCTGAAAAATATATTGTAGGCGACACGGTAGAAGGTACCGTCGTTCGCATTATGCCGTTTGGCGCGTTTGTTTCTTTAGAGCCGACAATCGATGGTTTGATCCATATTTCCCAGGTCACAAACAGAAGACTTGAGAAAGTGGAAGAGGAGCTGCGGATTGGCGATAAGGTCACGGCTAAAATCATGGAAGTAAATCCTGCGAAAAAGCGCATTAGTCTGAGTATTAGGGCGCTTATGGACGAGCCGGAAAAACCTGCCAAGAAAGAAGACGACGGCAAAGAGAGAGAAGAAAAATTCCATTACGAGATTCCGCCGGTTGAAGGCGCGACATCTTCTCTTGCGGATTTCTTCCCGAAAATGGATGATAATAACGACGAAGAATAA
- a CDS encoding 1-acyl-sn-glycerol-3-phosphate acyltransferase gives MIYFLARVFAFIVLMPCFFVKRVNKQNLKIKNGCVVICNHKSNWDPIILGHSILTQPVCYMAKEELFQNKVANFFLTRLHAIPVARGKSDMKAVKTGLNALKNGKILGIFPEGTRGDNGGLLPFEPGAALMALRAGVPVVPVYIEGNYKLFHQIKVYAHPAIDLKSVVGDKTNSKTIEQATEYLQNVMREMSIKACQK, from the coding sequence ATGATATATTTCCTGGCCCGCGTATTTGCATTTATCGTATTGATGCCTTGTTTTTTTGTCAAGCGGGTAAATAAGCAAAATCTGAAAATCAAAAACGGATGTGTTGTGATTTGCAACCATAAGTCAAACTGGGATCCTATTATTCTCGGACACAGCATATTGACGCAGCCGGTATGTTACATGGCGAAAGAGGAGTTGTTCCAAAACAAAGTTGCGAACTTTTTTCTGACACGGCTGCATGCGATTCCGGTCGCCCGCGGCAAGAGCGACATGAAAGCCGTGAAAACAGGGCTTAACGCATTAAAAAACGGAAAAATCCTGGGGATTTTTCCGGAAGGAACGCGCGGTGATAACGGCGGACTGCTTCCGTTTGAGCCGGGAGCCGCGCTGATGGCGCTGCGCGCGGGGGTTCCGGTCGTTCCGGTCTATATTGAGGGGAATTACAAATTGTTCCATCAGATCAAGGTGTATGCACATCCGGCAATCGATTTGAAAAGCGTTGTCGGCGATAAGACGAACAGCAAAACAATCGAGCAGGCGACAGAGTACCTGCAAAATGTAATGCGGGAAATGAGTATAAAAGCATGTCAAAAATAA
- a CDS encoding cytidylate kinase gives MKIAIDGPAGAGKSTVAKAIAAKMHINYLDTGAMYRAAAYAMLEQGIEPADAARVVPALGTLDMTIEYNNQVQKVLVNGQDVTPYIRTSRISKGASDIAVIPQVRLKLVEIQRQVANEYDIVMDGRDIGTYVLPDADKKYFITASPRERARRRCLEMRASGEQADIDTIEKEMIARDKTDSTREFAPLRQADDAIMVDTTKMDKERVIEWIISDITGGK, from the coding sequence ATGAAAATTGCAATCGACGGGCCTGCGGGCGCAGGGAAAAGTACGGTCGCCAAGGCCATTGCGGCAAAAATGCATATCAATTACCTGGATACTGGCGCAATGTACCGTGCGGCAGCGTATGCAATGCTGGAGCAGGGAATCGAGCCTGCCGATGCGGCTCGTGTGGTTCCGGCTCTCGGGACGCTCGATATGACGATTGAATATAATAACCAGGTCCAGAAAGTATTGGTGAACGGGCAGGACGTTACGCCCTATATTCGTACGTCCCGCATATCAAAGGGTGCGAGTGATATTGCCGTCATTCCGCAGGTACGACTTAAATTGGTGGAGATACAAAGGCAGGTTGCAAACGAATACGATATTGTGATGGATGGGCGCGATATTGGAACATATGTGCTGCCCGATGCGGATAAAAAATATTTTATTACAGCTTCTCCGCGTGAACGCGCCCGCCGCCGCTGTCTGGAAATGCGCGCAAGCGGAGAACAAGCGGATATTGATACCATCGAAAAAGAAATGATTGCGCGCGACAAGACCGATTCCACACGCGAATTTGCCCCGCTCAGGCAGGCGGATGACGCAATTATGGTTGATACTACCAAAATGGATAAAGAGCGAGTGATCGAGTGGATCATCAGCGACATTACGGGAGGGAAGTAA
- the ispA gene encoding farnesyl-diphosphate synthase, translated as MSDVAVRYTKQIDQRLAELLDATDTNATIKEAMNYSVVAGGKRLRPTLNIMANALLDGNLKETLDIACAIELIHTYSLIHDDLPAMDNDELRRGKPTNHVVYGEGMAILAGDGLLNYAYEVMLKNARKYPDNVDAHLNAMLEVATSAGIYGMISGQAGDLENEGKKLSAQEVYFVHRRKTAALMKASLTSGMMLCRPDEKYLEAIDTYGEDIGLTFQIIDDILDVTGDAEKIGKTLGKDAEEEKFTFVTLYGVEKSMQIAERKTQEAIEALQIFGDKGKDLAELAEVILRRQK; from the coding sequence ATGTCTGATGTTGCAGTAAGGTACACAAAACAGATTGATCAAAGGCTAGCGGAACTTTTGGATGCGACAGACACCAATGCCACGATTAAAGAAGCGATGAATTACAGCGTTGTGGCGGGGGGGAAACGCCTGCGCCCGACGCTTAATATCATGGCCAATGCGCTTTTGGACGGCAATTTGAAAGAAACATTGGATATTGCGTGTGCAATCGAGCTTATCCATACATATTCTCTCATCCACGACGATCTTCCGGCGATGGACAACGACGAGCTGCGTCGCGGCAAACCGACGAACCATGTCGTCTATGGGGAAGGAATGGCGATCCTCGCGGGTGACGGACTGCTGAATTACGCATATGAAGTGATGCTCAAAAACGCAAGGAAATATCCTGATAATGTGGACGCGCATTTAAATGCGATGCTTGAGGTGGCGACAAGCGCGGGTATTTACGGTATGATTTCTGGTCAGGCGGGCGATCTTGAAAATGAGGGAAAAAAGCTGAGCGCGCAGGAGGTTTATTTTGTACACAGGCGTAAAACAGCGGCGCTTATGAAAGCTTCGCTTACCTCGGGCATGATGCTTTGCCGGCCGGATGAAAAGTATCTGGAAGCGATCGATACCTACGGTGAAGATATTGGACTGACATTCCAGATCATTGACGATATCCTTGATGTAACGGGAGATGCGGAGAAGATCGGGAAAACATTGGGAAAAGACGCCGAAGAAGAGAAATTCACTTTCGTTACATTATATGGCGTTGAGAAATCTATGCAGATCGCGGAGCGTAAAACTCAGGAGGCGATTGAAGCATTGCAGATCTTTGGCGATAAAGGGAAAGACTTAGCAGAGCTCGCCGAGGTTATTTTGAGGCGGCAGAAATAA
- the xseA gene encoding exodeoxyribonuclease 7 large subunit: protein MDELVLSVAQLNTYVADKLSGDPFLEEIWIRGEVTDISIRQNTIYFVLRDDQAAIDCMLFNCEDALEYADTLAEGQIVLTRGDVSIYRKNGRYRLIVKELQMAGMGELYARFLQLKEKLEKKGVFAEERKRPLPKYPKKIGIVTSALGAAIQDIKNIAYRRNPAVKLMLYPVKVQGDAAPREIVRGIEYFNDHSDVDILIVGRGGGSAEDLFAFNDENVVMAIYRSRIPVVSAVGHETDYSLSDLAADLRAPTPSAAAEIAIPMGEEIADNLLLLKEKIQSRFAELVMTKEDQIRSYTRLLNKEVLAARLQNMGERMKNYDIQIKTEIKHLYHQLVLQYNNYRASIENLSPMSAFERGYAVAMRDDVEIRSVNDVAVGDEIRILLKDGTVLAGVKSKEVQ, encoded by the coding sequence ATGGATGAACTCGTATTAAGCGTAGCGCAGCTGAATACTTATGTGGCGGATAAATTGTCCGGCGACCCTTTCCTGGAAGAAATATGGATCAGGGGAGAGGTAACAGATATAAGTATCAGGCAAAATACCATTTATTTTGTGCTGCGGGACGATCAGGCAGCTATCGACTGCATGCTTTTTAACTGCGAGGATGCGCTGGAGTATGCGGATACCCTTGCGGAGGGACAGATTGTGCTTACGCGGGGCGACGTTTCCATTTACCGTAAAAATGGACGTTACAGGCTGATCGTAAAGGAACTGCAAATGGCAGGTATGGGCGAACTTTACGCCCGTTTTTTGCAGCTCAAGGAGAAGCTCGAGAAAAAAGGGGTGTTTGCGGAAGAACGGAAACGTCCGCTTCCAAAGTATCCTAAAAAGATCGGAATCGTGACCTCGGCGCTGGGGGCGGCGATACAGGATATTAAGAACATTGCGTACCGCAGGAATCCTGCGGTAAAGCTTATGCTTTATCCGGTTAAGGTACAAGGAGACGCCGCGCCGCGCGAAATTGTGCGCGGCATTGAATATTTCAACGATCATTCCGATGTGGATATACTAATCGTCGGACGCGGCGGCGGCAGCGCGGAGGATCTGTTCGCTTTCAATGATGAAAATGTCGTGATGGCGATCTACCGTTCACGGATTCCCGTGGTGAGCGCGGTTGGGCACGAAACCGATTATTCTTTATCGGATCTGGCGGCGGATTTGCGCGCGCCTACGCCATCCGCGGCGGCAGAAATAGCGATCCCCATGGGGGAAGAAATAGCAGATAATCTGCTGTTGCTGAAAGAGAAAATACAAAGCCGTTTTGCAGAGCTGGTAATGACAAAGGAAGACCAGATTCGAAGCTATACCCGTTTGCTCAACAAAGAGGTACTCGCCGCCCGTTTGCAAAATATGGGCGAGCGGATGAAAAATTACGATATACAGATTAAAACGGAAATAAAGCATCTTTATCATCAGCTCGTTTTGCAGTATAATAACTACAGAGCTTCGATTGAGAACCTGAGCCCAATGAGCGCGTTCGAGCGGGGATATGCAGTCGCGATGCGCGATGATGTGGAAATCCGCAGCGTAAACGACGTGGCCGTAGGCGATGAAATCAGGATTCTTTTGAAAGACGGAACGGTTTTGGCCGGAGTAAAAAGTAAAGAGGTACAATAA
- the folD gene encoding bifunctional protein FolD yields the protein MSAQIISGKELSAEIREQLKDRVRELKETRGITPGLAVIQVGDDGGSTIYVNNKEKACAEVGIYSEVNRLPEETTQEELLAMVEQYNSNPKIHGLLVQLPLPKHIDEDEVLKRINPKKDVDGFHVQNAGSLFTGLPGLVACTPKGIIQLIKKTGIDITGKTAVVIGRSNIVGKPVAILLLNENATVTICHSKTRDLPGVCSKADILVAAIGRPEFVTKDFVKPGAVVIDVGTSRVDGKLKGDVKFDEVSEVAGYITPVPGGVGPMTITMLMENTVDAGELYG from the coding sequence ATGAGTGCACAGATCATCAGTGGAAAAGAACTCTCAGCAGAAATCAGGGAGCAGCTAAAAGACAGAGTGAGGGAATTAAAGGAAACGCGTGGAATTACGCCGGGATTGGCAGTAATCCAGGTCGGCGACGACGGCGGTTCCACGATTTATGTGAATAACAAGGAAAAGGCCTGCGCAGAGGTGGGGATCTATTCTGAGGTCAACCGCCTGCCGGAAGAAACGACACAGGAAGAACTGCTGGCGATGGTCGAGCAATATAACAGCAACCCGAAAATTCATGGATTGCTTGTGCAGCTTCCCCTGCCGAAGCATATCGACGAGGACGAGGTGTTAAAGCGCATTAATCCCAAGAAAGATGTGGACGGATTTCATGTGCAGAATGCAGGCAGCCTCTTTACTGGCCTGCCGGGGCTGGTGGCCTGCACGCCCAAGGGTATCATTCAATTGATCAAGAAAACGGGCATTGATATTACGGGAAAAACGGCGGTTGTGATAGGAAGAAGCAATATCGTTGGCAAGCCGGTGGCGATTTTGCTTTTGAATGAAAATGCCACAGTGACAATTTGCCACTCCAAGACGCGGGATTTGCCGGGCGTTTGTTCCAAGGCGGATATTCTGGTGGCCGCAATCGGCCGACCGGAATTTGTAACCAAGGATTTTGTGAAGCCAGGCGCGGTTGTGATCGATGTTGGGACGTCGCGTGTGGATGGAAAGCTGAAAGGAGACGTCAAATTTGACGAAGTGAGCGAAGTGGCGGGATATATTACGCCGGTACCCGGCGGCGTAGGCCCGATGACGATTACCATGCTGATGGAAAACACGGTGGACGCAGGCGAACTTTATGGATGA
- a CDS encoding O-sialoglycoprotein endopeptidase, producing the protein MAVYLGIDTSCYTTSVALADEDKNILCNLKIPLEVAQGEKGLQQSQAVFLHIRNLRKLFEENKLADYGSVAAVCVSAAPRPQESSYMPVFTVSAAAGAMAASLTGGKLFYATHQHGHIAAALIGNRRPEKFLAVHVSGGTTEILKVQPDGRDFLIEIIGATRDIAAGQVIDRLAQKLDMPFPGGRYIEECARESKKELRLKISTDGTCMNFSGVEAQMTRLLGTEAKADICDAVLSAIAKTLERSVKTAREETGIRDVLFFGGVISNRKIRSYLGEKIVDAQFAKIEYSADNAAGLAVLASDFERGN; encoded by the coding sequence ATGGCGGTTTATCTGGGAATCGATACGAGCTGTTATACGACATCCGTCGCCTTGGCGGATGAGGACAAGAACATATTATGCAATTTAAAAATACCGCTTGAGGTTGCGCAGGGTGAAAAAGGCTTGCAGCAGTCTCAGGCTGTATTTCTTCATATCCGGAATTTGCGGAAACTATTTGAAGAAAACAAACTGGCGGATTATGGCAGCGTTGCGGCAGTATGCGTAAGCGCGGCGCCAAGACCCCAGGAAAGCTCATATATGCCTGTATTTACGGTAAGCGCGGCGGCAGGGGCAATGGCGGCAAGCCTTACCGGCGGTAAGCTTTTTTATGCCACACACCAGCACGGGCATATTGCGGCGGCGTTGATCGGCAACAGGCGTCCGGAGAAATTTTTGGCGGTCCACGTATCAGGCGGGACGACGGAAATATTGAAAGTACAGCCGGACGGGCGGGATTTTTTGATTGAGATTATAGGAGCAACGAGGGATATTGCCGCCGGACAGGTGATAGACCGGCTGGCGCAAAAGCTGGATATGCCGTTTCCAGGCGGAAGATATATTGAGGAATGCGCGCGGGAGAGCAAAAAAGAATTGCGCTTAAAAATAAGCACGGATGGAACGTGTATGAATTTTTCAGGCGTGGAAGCGCAGATGACCAGGCTGCTGGGCACGGAAGCAAAGGCAGATATTTGCGACGCGGTGCTGAGCGCGATCGCGAAAACTTTGGAACGCTCGGTAAAGACGGCGAGGGAAGAAACTGGGATACGCGATGTGTTGTTTTTCGGTGGGGTTATAAGCAACCGGAAAATCCGTTCCTATTTGGGAGAAAAAATTGTGGATGCACAATTTGCAAAAATAGAATATTCCGCCGACAACGCGGCAGGACTTGCGGTGTTAGCGTCAGACTTTGAAAGGGGAAATTAG
- the nusB gene encoding N utilization substance protein B has product MSRRSAREAAMKLLYEYSITDALSKDTIKEAPDVLEAETLDEDNMRYIDSIVDGFPEKREEIDTIISENSHSWKIDRIAKVDLAILRLALFEILYLDIPDKVTINEAVELAKKYSADKSYKYINGLLGGYLKKGDT; this is encoded by the coding sequence ATGAGCAGAAGAAGCGCACGCGAAGCCGCGATGAAGCTTTTGTATGAATACAGTATTACGGATGCTTTGAGTAAGGATACGATAAAAGAAGCGCCCGATGTACTGGAAGCGGAAACGCTGGACGAAGATAATATGCGCTATATCGACAGCATTGTAGACGGATTTCCGGAGAAGAGAGAAGAAATCGATACAATAATCTCAGAAAATTCGCATTCATGGAAGATCGACAGGATAGCGAAGGTGGACCTTGCGATCCTGCGGTTGGCGCTTTTTGAGATATTGTACCTTGATATTCCGGATAAGGTAACGATTAACGAAGCAGTGGAGCTTGCCAAAAAGTATTCTGCGGACAAGTCTTATAAATATATCAACGGACTTTTGGGCGGATACCTGAAAAAAGGGGATACCTGA
- the efp gene encoding elongation factor P, whose translation MISAGEFRKGMTIEIDEQVWVVVDFQHVKPGKGAAFVRTKIKNVVTGGVLEKTFNPTEKFPPARVDRKEMQYLYNDGELYHFMDTETYEQLPLNFDKVEAALPYITENMNVTIKFFKGEAFSVEPPNFVELEVTETEPGFKGDTATAGNKPAIMETGAKIMVPLFINAGDKIRIDTRTGDYMERV comes from the coding sequence ATGATTTCAGCCGGAGAATTTAGAAAAGGTATGACAATCGAAATTGATGAACAGGTTTGGGTGGTAGTTGATTTTCAGCATGTAAAGCCCGGAAAGGGAGCGGCTTTCGTTCGTACAAAGATCAAAAACGTTGTAACGGGAGGCGTACTGGAAAAAACGTTCAATCCAACGGAGAAATTCCCGCCGGCGCGCGTAGACAGGAAAGAAATGCAGTATCTGTATAACGACGGCGAGTTATATCATTTCATGGATACGGAAACATATGAGCAGTTGCCCCTTAATTTTGACAAAGTAGAAGCCGCGCTTCCGTATATTACGGAGAATATGAATGTGACGATCAAGTTCTTTAAGGGAGAAGCGTTCTCCGTGGAACCGCCGAATTTTGTGGAGCTTGAGGTCACCGAAACCGAGCCGGGATTCAAAGGCGATACTGCGACGGCCGGCAACAAGCCCGCCATCATGGAAACGGGCGCAAAAATCATGGTTCCGCTCTTTATCAATGCCGGAGATAAGATCAGGATTGATACGAGAACCGGAGATTATATGGAAAGAGTGTAA
- a CDS encoding Xaa-Pro dipeptidase, translating to MTTVIEKIRKLNTADAYLLTSVENVAYATDFSGDSSQLLITPEQAWFFTDDRFVEMAREEVGAVAQVICTGGEDRLSSIQKCLGANRTLGIEQGNVTIKEFHGMERTFGSLRYVDISEEMLVLRMVKTDEEIEKIRTAAKASETALHELLPYIKPGVTELDIRAELEYRMKKQGMDLAFPTIAAAGKNSAVPHATPSVYKISNGDLLTLDFGCRFEGYCSDITRTFGIGNIDGESKKIYDIVNEAQRRALDIAGLGADTHQIDEAARAYITQNGYGQYYNHGTGHGVGRQIHELPVLNPRLSYILQKNMVFTIEPGIYIPGLGGVRIEDTLIAGMGSVYDFSKELILL from the coding sequence ATGACGACGGTAATTGAAAAGATAAGAAAATTGAACACAGCAGACGCCTATCTTCTTACATCTGTGGAAAATGTAGCCTATGCGACTGATTTTTCCGGCGACAGCTCCCAGTTACTGATTACCCCTGAGCAAGCCTGGTTTTTTACGGATGACCGGTTTGTGGAAATGGCGCGCGAGGAAGTCGGCGCTGTGGCGCAGGTGATATGTACCGGCGGAGAAGACAGGTTATCGTCTATTCAAAAGTGCCTGGGCGCTAATCGGACACTGGGGATCGAGCAAGGCAATGTCACGATAAAGGAATTTCATGGAATGGAGCGTACGTTCGGGTCGCTCCGCTACGTCGATATTTCGGAAGAGATGCTTGTTTTGCGTATGGTGAAAACGGATGAGGAGATCGAAAAGATCCGCACGGCGGCGAAAGCAAGTGAAACGGCTCTGCATGAATTATTGCCGTATATAAAGCCGGGAGTAACGGAACTGGATATACGGGCGGAGCTTGAATACCGTATGAAAAAGCAGGGAATGGACCTCGCTTTTCCGACGATTGCCGCGGCCGGAAAGAATTCGGCGGTGCCGCACGCCACGCCGTCCGTTTATAAAATCAGCAACGGGGATCTGTTGACGTTGGATTTCGGATGCCGGTTTGAGGGGTATTGCTCGGATATTACGCGGACTTTTGGCATTGGAAATATTGACGGAGAGTCAAAAAAAATATATGATATAGTTAATGAAGCCCAGAGACGCGCGCTGGACATAGCAGGTCTTGGCGCAGATACTCACCAGATTGACGAGGCTGCGCGCGCGTATATCACGCAGAATGGCTACGGACAGTATTATAATCATGGTACTGGCCACGGAGTAGGCAGGCAGATTCATGAGCTGCCTGTACTGAATCCGCGCTTAAGTTATATTCTGCAAAAAAATATGGTATTTACCATCGAGCCGGGGATATACATACCGGGGCTTGGCGGTGTACGCATAGAAGATACGCTGATTGCAGGGATGGGAAGCGTATATGACTTCAGTAAAGAATTAATTTTGTTATAA